A stretch of DNA from Manihot esculenta cultivar AM560-2 chromosome 7, M.esculenta_v8, whole genome shotgun sequence:
ATTTCTTCTAAATTTGAATCTATTTGATagaggatttttttttatttatttggccTCTGCACTAAAGTCTCTATAGGATTGAGGGTGATTTCCACCAGAAGGTTGTTGCATGTGTTTGACAGGTACATCTTCGGGATTGAACCCCTTATGTTGACAATTTACTTTTTCCAAGTTGAGCTCTCCTCGTCTCCTTTAAATGGTCGTAATTCTCAGATACGCTCTTGCTTCTGTGGTATTCGGCTTTGCTTGCTGATGCATGCAGATCAGCTGGAGTCAATGCGGCCCTTCCAATAGTGGTGATGTATCGGTCTCAGGTGGCTGTTGTTGTTACAGGCGGTTTGCTCTTAGTGTTCCTAGACTAAGATCATTTGCAAGCTTTGGATATTGATGTGGGCTTAATATTTAACATAATTGAATGATGAAAAAAatctttgttaaaaaaaaaaaatgatgaaaaaaaaaatacttattatCAACTCTGATtggtttgaaattaaaatttcttttaaaaaaattaaggtcATGTTCTACAGagcaattttttgaaaaatttttcctAAACAACTGGAAAACAAAGTTGTGCTGGCATGTCAGTTTtctaacatttaatttaaaaccaaTTTAAAGATGCTTTCCAATTGTTTTTTTAACTGTTTTTCAAATagaaaataacaattttttttcataataagaatattataatatttttattatgaaaataaataattatttaaaaatcgttatattattagaaaataaattattagtacataaaaaaattaaaagtaaaactaattaagttttaaataaattcttaaatcatttatttttaattataaaatttatgggttttttcttattttaaatttaaaaatgatttcTTTATTGTTAACAGGtcatattttctatatttttacttatttttcattaaaaaaaatgaaaactatAGTTttcttaagaaaaataaaaaataaaaaacacaaCTGTAAACACACCCTAAAAGTTTTATTATAGTCAttattgtttatattattttaatatcatcttttatgtataatatataaaaataggaGTGGAGAGAATTAATTAAGGAATGGATAAAAATATCTAACAATTTAACAgtataataatgaaaaataaatttaattaaatattgaaattaatatattttaagcaAAAATAAGAATATTCTAAAATTGAAAAGGCATTGCACATTACTAAAAATGTTTAGGACTAAGAaactataatatataaaagtttgaaaaataaaattttttattagggttgaaatatttttatagtaatttaGTATGATAATAATGAAagacttaaatttaattagttattcaaaattaatatgataatattattatatacaaaGCATTTTATAACAATTATATTAAACTTAAAGTATTACtatgtataataaatataaatagcaTAAAAATAATTGTAGAAAGTATTTGAGTGTGAATATGGGAGAACATTGTCCAACGCAGACGGTCTGCATATAACTTCATTAGCTAACAACCAATTCAACGAAGAAAAGAACCCCTCAGGTAGATTTCATTTAGAGAAAAGACAAACATTCCAAATTCTAAGAGCTCTGATGCTCAAGGTTTAGAAGACCAAGACAATTCATATTTGAAATAATTAGTTAGTGTGTTAAAGAAAAAAGGGTTTTAGTAAAAAGGCTTTTGAATTTAATCTAGCTTCCCTTGCAAAGTAAATTCCCTGAAAGAGATGGGATTTCTTTGCAACAGCCAACACTCTCTTTCACAGTTAAGGTGAGCGTTGAACTAGCAACAAAGATGGGAAGACTTGAGGACCACAGCATGAGCAAacaaacaataatttaatagcTTCACAACCATAACTCGATGGGGCTGACAATGAAACAAGGGGCATATTCTAGTCCTAACTGGCTACTTGGGGGATATCTCGATAATCTCTATCTTTCTTTGATACAACATGAATTTTGATTCTCTACAGTAATATACAATGCATGGGTTGGACATCTGACAGGTTAATATTATAGTGAAAGGGACAGAGAAGATGCTTCAGAGTTCATCCTGTAAATTGCGATTCCACAGGAGCAAATAAAGGGCGAAAATTACAAAATATCATTTCAAATGGAGCtacaaattaaatatgaaaagataatttatttagtAGAACCAAAATCAGATGCAAGCTATTGCAGCTGATTTAAGTGTGCCAGGTTGGGTTGTAGCTTCCTTTCTTACCTCTCTAGGTTGAGTTTTATTTCTTATGAGAAAGGTGGTCTAGCAAGGGCTTTTGTGCATACTGCCATCTTatgttctttttatttatttattttattttgcacAAGATGAAGAATGATCAGTACATAATATTTACATAACATTGTAGATTAAAAGACAAATGATCGATTAATATGGTTTTATCATATTTAATACACGGTATCAAATGTTAGCACATAAGTTTGATAAGTTTTAAATATAGATATGTACTTGGTATCTAACAGagttgaaatgaaaaaaaagaatCTATACACTTTTGACTCCAATTAATTTGAGATTAAACGTTAGTTGATGAATTTTCTGTTTAGATAAAATAAACATTGATATTTAAAGACAAAAAGAAATTCCAGCAATTTGAGTTCTTTAACATCATAAAGAGGAAATAAGATCTTTCCTTCAGCTGACAATCTTTGCAGGACTCAAAAATTGCTAATGCAGAGTAACACAACTGGACAGTGATAAGGACCTAGAAATTCTAACCTAATTTTTTTTCACATGCCGACCATTAGTTGCCTGACATATATATCAAAATcattacatgaaccaaaacCATGGTAAGGAAAAGCTCAACCAAAACTGATCGCATTTTTGTTATCAAATATTAGGAACGGCATGTTTCACTTGCCTACTTGAAAGGTGGATTAGGGATCCAAAcaaatctaatgcaaacattCTGCACGCTCTGTCTCTTACAAAACTATCTTCATATCAGGCCGCTCTAATCCCTTATAAGTTGTATTGTAATTGTCTCGCTTACACTTAGAAATCAATTTACACATTGAAGGCACAGAATTGTCAAATCAAAAACAAAACTTAGAAGTTAAGTGTTTCAGATAGCTTTAAAGATGCAGCAAAGACCTCCCATTGCACATGACCATTTTCCAGATTGTTAAAATAATAACAGTAATAATTGTTAGAATACTAATCAAATGGCTTCAACAGAGAACTGTACTTTTATCACTACAATGAGCATTAGATAAGAATTTTCTGGAAAGCAAATGGAAATACCTTCTATAGTAGCCTGCTGAGATCATTTGTTATCATGGTTGAGATGGGAAGGGATTAGAAATGCTGATGACTAATCATCGAGGCTTCAGATTCCGCTGCAAAACAAAGAAGATTCATTAATTAAAGAATACCTAACATACTGCACACAGTACTCCTAAAATAAGAAGATAGCAACACTCTATGCCTTTACACAACTTGTCCCCTGCAATTCAAGAATTAAAGCATGAAGAATCACCTAACTTTTCCAAAAGCAAAATTCAGCCATCAAGGACACGTTTTTGGCTTAATCCTCTATCGTAACACTTCCTTTGCCTACTATCACAGTTACAacacaaagaaagagaaaagaagagatgTTTTTAATGAAGAACATACTTTTGGTGCGTTAAGTATTTGTGGCTGTCTATCCTGTGTCCTATCTGTATCTGGCATCATATGTTCATTCTCATGCTTATAGAATGCTTGTAAGGCTCTCCCAGAAAATGCACGTATTATGTTGACTTCCATTGCAGACATATTCTTCCACTGCAACATCAAGCATAAGAAATCACTGGACAAAGAAGTATAAAGCGAAGTTTGAACTAGAGAAGTAATCCAACATAAAGGAGATTTGAGGAGAACCAATTTGCCCCTCTATACGCATCCATGCAGTCTACTGAACCACAGAaacaacatatcataacataattcAGAAATATTGCAATCATGCCATAGCAATTTACACATGAAAGATGCAAAACCATTTCCTAAACCCTATGATAACCATCTCTATTTTCAGCTTTCTTGCAGtatgttctcttgatttttTAAAGACTGCAATCACACTATGTGTAATTTACAAATCATAGGTACCCAAACCCCAGATTTAGCACATCTCAAATTAACTTCACTTAATGTCTAAATATTCTTGATATATGTGCCTTCTAAGTTCTAAATTTGATCTTATGACTCAGCTAAGCTTCTAAAGTCATGATGCAAAGAACAACCAAATTCAGGGAGTGATTTTAAGTTATTTCAATAACAGACTTCAAGTCCAAAGCAGATACCTCGCAGATATCCTTGCTTTGCTTCTGAATTCATGAATTCAAGAAATGGATTTCAGAAAGACCTaaacttaataaataaattttcataataaaaaaaaaaaaaaagatttttccTAAATGAACCACAATAATACAGTTTTGAAAATCTTAATATTACTATACATATGGGATCATGCAGACTTTTTTTGCTAGTTGTGTGGACAGCACAGGATCTGAGGAGCAAAACCATGTTTAACAACAGCCTTTTCCATCTGTATATTTGCTGTAGGGACAATAATCAGACTGTTTCATattttctttctctgatcatgtgAGATTACTGGAAGCTGAAGTTTGAATTGGAAAAGTGAGAAAATAACTTTGGTTCATTCAGTGTCTTTCTTGCTCTTTgcaatggaattaagcacaaCGCTGTTTTCAAACACTAGCTGTTTAATTGCCCATGATATGTTTTGCATTATCTCACTTCAATTCAGTGGTACAACATTGGTTtacacaaaaataaataaataagaatgttcaaacaaaaagaaagaacgACAAAGAAACCTGTGGTGGATTGAAATAACTTTGGAAAATGAGACAGTAACATTTGGTTCATAAATTTCAGTGTCTTTCTTGCCCTTCGCAATACAGTTAGGAACAATGCTATTTTGAAACTCCTGCTGTTTAATTGCCCATGATGTATTTAGCATTATCTCACTTCAATTCAGTATGAAGAAAGTGAGACAAATAATTTTTGGTTCATAATTTTCATCATCTTTCTTGCTCTTCACAATGGTATTAGGCTGCTATTTTCAAACTCTTGCTGTTCAATTGCCCGTGATGTATTTAGCATTATCTCACTTCGATTCAGTGGTTAGTACCACATTTGTTTAGgcaaaaagaaaagttcaaacaaaaaagaacaaaaaaatcCCATGATGGATTGAAATAATCACAACAACGACCAGGTATTAAAAGCACATGTTTAGACAATTTtcaaaactataaaatatacatataacAAAATGGTACTTTATTAAGAAATCATGAATAGAATGTTACCGTCACTGTTGATGCAGTAAACTTTTCTAGATTAGTCTCCACTTTATGAAACCTTACGTCTCTAATGTCCTCAATAAGTGATCTCACCTGTAAATAGAAAAGAATTCCTGGAAATAACTCAAGATGCATATTGGcaaaaataatgaaatgcatTTTCACACTCACCATATATATATCAGGTATGTCTTCGCGTGCACTgccatcaacaaaattaaaGTCAATATTCAATGTCCTGCTGCTGCAAAATGAAGTATGAAACACAAAACGAGAGGATTTACTGGTCAAAAAGCAGTCGAGAGATCTCCACATAGTGAAAAGGTAGGGGTTGAAAAGCATGTGAATCTCTTTCCCCTTCCAAAACCCGAGTCAAATTTTCTGATccacaaacaaaaaaaaaaacgctAATAAAGATTATGACATAATATTTACTTTCTACCAGATGGAACTAAAACTCTTTAGTCCTGAGATTTCATAATCTTTCTTACGAGACAGAGAAGGCAAAAAGTGCAATATTTGATAATTAAAGCTAACTTCAAAATTATGACACTGACagaagatatgctcaaaatTGGAACTGTCTGAAAACGTCTTCTATTTGTCATATAACAATAAACAATCACATTGTTAAAGAGTATTTTTAATGAATAGCTGAAGCTGATTGAATGAAAAGGAGACAACTAATAGCAAGTAGGTCTTAAGCATTATCATGTTATAATGCATCTTTGAATCTTTGCATCTTTACAATGACGCTCACATTTGAATCTTTGATGCGTGTTTATTGTTTTTCCAGTTCTTAAGATGCATCAGTATGCAAGTGGTTTGGAGTTCAAACATCTCAAGGGTTTAGAGAAGCAAATCCTCCTTGAGAATCTAGAATTCTATTGGCGGCTTTTAGATGACATATAGACATGCAGTCGTTCCTTATAATGTATAggcaaaacaaaaaataaaataaaataatatgagatGGAAACTGAATAATAACAAGTTAACAACCCTTAATTTTAGTACTCATCAACCCCTCTAAATATTTCCATCTTTGTTATGCAAAAAAGAGTCCCTCCTTGACTGGTTCACAGTTCATTCCAATGAGATGTATAGCATCAGACCAAAAACAAATTTAGGAATCTGTGACCAAGGCAAAAATCAACGCCTAAACCCAGGAATCACAACTATACACACACAGAGTAATGTCTTTTATGTTGTGTGTCCGCATGTGTATTTTATACACACAAACTCACCAATAGACATCCACTGAGGAGGCCTAATTGTGCACTTCCCCCGCTTCTTCAGAGCCACTGCTAGCCACAACGGCACTTGCGTGGCTATTTGTGGATAAAATGGACCATAATCCCCCTGGAATTATCAGTAAACCACCCACATATGAAACAAAACTACAAAAGCAAATATACAAGAACGCACAGAAAAGAGGGAGAAAGAGGAGAATACACAGATAAAATTGAGAGAATCCATCCTCAGATTGGGAACAATCTCCACCAGCTCATCTTCGGCCATGAACTCTACCTGGAAAACGAAAAAAACCCAAACAATTACAAATCACACAAATAAACGACCGTGTAATAAATGAGATCAAAATGCACTAGAGATAGACCTCTTCGGGGGAAAACAGAGAGAGGTGGGAGTCAGATTGACCAGCCATTCTGCGAGTTTGAGCTGTCTGAGGGTTGTGATTTTCAATTAGAGAATGAGTGAGTAACTCGGACGACAGAAGGAACTGAACGCGGAAAATGAACAAGCGACGATGAAGTCTGGGTTTTGGACCGAACCGCCAAACCAAAATCGAATTTTCCAAACTGCAAGACCGAAATGAACCAAACCCCCGAGCTTTAAGAAACCAAACTGAAACACACCGACTTTCGGTTACCTTTTTGGTTTTGAAAATCAAACTCAACacaatttataaaaacataaaaatcaaatttttaatgcGCAATTAACCAAAAGATCCGACATTTATACATAtctgtattttaatttaattcaattcatccaatttttatattttaatataagtttaattaatttttaaatttttaaatttaataatttaattgatacatcaggtatattattatttcttttaattaattaattataaaaaaattaaccatgaaatttgaatataattttaacaaatttttaaaattaaaattaaatataaataatttaattattaaatatatattttaacaatgataaattttattttataataataattataaatattttataatatacaatttatttaattcaaaataatagtatgtataaaataattaaaaataatatatatattataaaatttttataattattaatataaaataaaatttatttactggTAAAAATGTCAAtaacatatttaattattaaattattattattttaaaattaaatatatcatttaattataaataaatatatactcatattatttttatatataaaattaatttatatttaaaaagtaataaaattttatattttatattttatttaaattcttatattttaattttaaatattatcaaaattacacTCAAATATAagcattaaatttatttatttaaaattaaacgtttagattaaaataaaaattaatataaatatcaaaaattttcaattatttaatcattaatctataataaaaaaataataataatatatcaggtagattattaaatttaattaaaatataaatatgcacgtatattaaattttttagtcaATTTgccatttataaaaatattttacaaataatatttttttattttttaatgtttaatatatttaataaaatttaaaaatatataaatttctaattgaaagtaaaattaactatttttaaTATGACTTCGTCTTCTAAATACAAATTatcttttataataaatagaatttaaatccattcgattattttcatatttgaaTATAATATTACTCATTCCTTTGAAACCTAGGTCCTAAGCGGCGGGAAAAGTAACCAAAGTTTAACGAAAAATAGCTTTGGCGCCCAAATGCGTTTAGAGTGATTTTTTAGCCACTCACTATGAGTGGACcctttttaaaattcttatttacCCTCCGTtttgttttgaaaaattaatttatatttagaataatattttttataatttatttttattatttaaatttaatttaaaaataaagtatattaataaatttatatataaagattttaaaatataaaaaataactttgatTTTTCCaccatttattaaaatttttaaatattaaacgctaaaaaatacaataaaaaaattatttttctgctAAACAAACAGAGACATGAGTCCCTCAATTTCAActtcttttaatatttcatcattttattttaagaaaatataatttcGAATACTTTAAGAAAATGTTTgacattgaatttaaaattaaaaaaaataataacagatttattaattatacatttaaatggaataaaaataaaaaaaaatttaagtatataattttaaaaatataaaaataaatttattaattatactaaaatttaaaaattaaaatataatttacttttattttatttataatatcataaaaaagAAAGGGGGAAAAACAGTGCGCGGGCCGTGTGACAAGTGACTCATCCATCATCGGACATCACGCACTCCATGAGTGGTCAACAAGGTCAGGTAAATCCCCTGTGCACCACGCACTTCCTATGAGCGTCCCCAACCCAGGACCATGGCCCACAGCTCATCTCAACTACCTCAGTTGTATTTACAAATCTACCCTCCCACCACTACTCCTCTAAAACCTTTAGAGGATCAAAGCATATTCCTTATGCGAGGGCACAATGATAGTTTCATCAGTTAAATTGGTTTATTGTAGCCCCTGGTATGAAAATAATCTGTGACCACGAAAAGTCCATAAATATCAACCGGCGACTCCAGAAGCTCCTATTATTTGCAGAAGGCGAAATCGGAGATTTCTATTGCGAAGAACAATGGCCAGGAAGTTTTTCGTCGGCGGAAACTGGAAATGCGTGAGTCTCCGTCCGCcgtttcccttttttttttaaaaaaaaaaaattattggc
This window harbors:
- the LOC110618788 gene encoding DNA replication complex GINS protein PSF2; translated protein: MAGQSDSHLSLFSPEEVEFMAEDELVEIVPNLRMDSLNFICGDYGPFYPQIATQVPLWLAVALKKRGKCTIRPPQWMSIENLTRVLEGERDSHAFQPLPFHYVEISRLLFDHAREDIPDIYMVRSLIEDIRDVRFHKVETNLEKFTASTVTWKNMSAMEVNIIRAFSGRALQAFYKHENEHMMPDTDRTQDRQPQILNAPKRNLKPR